A DNA window from Drosophila biarmipes strain raj3 chromosome 2R, RU_DBia_V1.1, whole genome shotgun sequence contains the following coding sequences:
- the LOC108030372 gene encoding heat shock protein 75 kDa, mitochondrial: protein MSVRAMGVLGQACRFSRFAQVLRQSHRSAPAALNLALGSQRSPAALPLRRFSTEAKKASDSVVDKHEFQAETRQLLDIVARSLYSDHEVFVRELISNASDALEKFRYTSLSAGGENLAGKDRPLEIRITTDKPQMQLIIQDTGIGMTKEELVSNLGTIARSGSKQFLEQMKGNQQAATSEASSNIIGQFGVGFYSSFIVANKVEVFTRAAAPNAPGLKWSTDGSGSYEIEEVPDVELGTKIVLHLKTECREYADEERIQAVIKKYSNFVGSPILLNGKQANEIKPLWLLDPQSISKEQHHDFYRFISNSFDVPRFTLHYNADVPLSIHALLYFPEGKPGLFEMSRDGNTGVALYTRKVLIQSKTEHLLPKWLRFVKGVVDSEDIPLNLSRELLQNSSLIRKLSSVISTRVIRFLQERSKKQPEEYEAFYRDYGLFLKEGIVTSNDASEKEEIAKLLRFESSKSETASGRMSLEEYYNSVPADQQNIYYLAAPNRVLAESSPYYESLKKRNELVLFCYEPYDELVLMQLGKFKSKNLVSVEKEMRQESKETAATTDFGEGSLLRSELDALIPWLEEELKGQVIKVKATTRLDTHPCVITVEEMAAARHFIRTQSHQVPEQNRFALLQPELEINPKHTIIKKLNKLRESDKELAQLIAKQLFANAMVGAGLAEDPRMLLTNMNTLLSKALDKY, encoded by the exons CCTGGGATCCCAGCGATCGCCGGCCG CCCTTCCTCTTCGTCGCTTCTCAACTGAGGCGAAGAAGGCCTCGGATTCGGTGGTGGACAAGCACGAGTTCCAGGCGGAGACCCGCCAGTTGCTGGACATCGTGGCCCGTTCCCTGTACTCCGACCACGAAGTCTTCGTGCGCGAGCTGATCTCCAATGCCAGCGATGCGCTGGAAAAGTTCCGCTATACCTCGCTGAGCGCTGGCGGCGAGAATCTGGCCGGCAAGGATCGTCCGCTGGAGATCCGCATCACCACCGATAAGCCACAGATGCAGCTGATCATCCAGGACACGGGCATTGGCATGACCAAGGAGGAGCTGGTCAGTAACCTGGGAACCATCGCGCGCAGCGGCTCCAAGCAGTTCCTGGAGCAGATGAAGGGCAACCAGCAGGCAGCCACCTCGGAGGCCTCCTCCAACATCATCGGCCAGTTCGGCGTAGGTTTTTACTCCTCGTTCATTGTGGCCAACAAGGTGGAAGTGTTCACGAGGGCGGCCGCACCCAATGCCCCCGGACTGAAGTGGTCAACCGACGGCAGTGGCTCCTATGAGATCGAGGAGGTTCCAGACGTCGAGCTGGGCACAAAGATCGTGCTGCACTTGAAGACCGAGTGCCGCGAGTACGCGGACGAGGAGCGGATCCAGGCTGTGATCAAGAAGTACAGCAACTTCGTGGGATCGCCCATCTTGCTGAACGGAAAGCAGGCTAACGAGATCAAACCCCTGTGGCTGCTTGACCCGCAGAGCATCAGCAAGGAGCAGCACCACGACTTTTACCGCTTCATCAGCAACAGCTTTGACGTTCCCCGCTTTACGCTGCACTACAATGCCGACGTGCCCCTGAGCATCCATGCTCTTCTTTATTTCCCCGAGGGAAAGCCTGGTTTATTCGAGATGTCGCGGGACGGAAACACCGGCGTCGCTTTGTACACTCGCAAAGTGCTCATCCAGTCCAAGACGGAGCACCTTCTGCCCAAGTGGCTGCGCTTCGTGAAGGGCGTCGTTGACTCTGAGGACATTCCACTCAACCTAAGTCGCGAGCTGCTGCAGAACAGCAGCCTGATCCGCAAACTGTCCAGCGTGATCTCCACCCGCGTGATCCGTTTCCTGCAGGAGCGCTCGAAGAAGCAGCCCGAGGAATACGAAGCCTTCTACCGCGACTACGGACTCTTCCTGAAGGAGGGCATTGTAACCTCCAACGACGCGAGCGAGAAGGAGGAAATTGCTAAGCTGTTGCGATTTGAGTCTTCCAAGTCGGAGACCGCCAGTGGCAGGATGTCCCTGGAGGAGTACTACAACAGCGTTCCCGCAGATCAGCAGAACATCTACTACCTGGCAGCGCCAAATCGCGTTCTTGCCGAGTCTTCGCCCTACTACGAGAGTCTGAAGAAGCGAAACGAGCTGGTGCTCTTCTGCTATGAACCCTACGACGAGCTGGTGCTAATGCAGCTGGGCAAGTTCAAGAGCAAGAACCTCGTGTCCGTGGAGAAGGAGATGCGCCAAGAGTCCAAGGAGACGGCTGCGACCACCGACTTTGGCGAGGGCAGTCTGCTGCGCTCGGAGCTGGACGCTTTGATTCCCTGGCTTGAGGAGGAGCTTAAGGGCCAGGTGATCAAGGTAAAAGCCACCACCCGCCTTGACACCCACCCCTGTGTCATTACTGTCGAAGAAATGGCCGCCGCTCGCCACTTCATCCGCACCCAAAGTCACCAGGTTCCCGAGCAGAATCGATTTGCCCTTCTTCAGCCAGAACTGGAGATCAACCCGAA GCACACCATCATCAAGAAGCTGAACAAGCTGCGGGAGAGCGACAAGGAGCTGGCCCAACTGATCGCCAAGCAGCTCTTCGCAAACGCCATGGTGGGCGCCGGTCTGGCGGAGGATCCCCGCATGCTGCTTACCAACATGAACACGCTGCTTTCGAAGGCTCTGGACAAATACTAG